Proteins encoded together in one Mycolicibacter minnesotensis window:
- a CDS encoding SixA phosphatase family protein, translating into MSTHRTLILLRHAKSDYPPGAVDHDRPLAPRGIREAGLAGEWLRAHAPAIDAVLCSTATRTRQTYAQTALTAPVRYVDDLYDAMPGNVITTINTVAADVDTLLVIGHEPAMSSVALGLAGHGTDAAVAQQISEKYPTSGIAVLHVPCGWADVQLGSAALVDFCVPR; encoded by the coding sequence ATGAGCACCCACCGCACCCTGATCCTGCTTCGGCACGCCAAGTCGGACTACCCGCCCGGGGCCGTCGACCACGACCGCCCGCTGGCTCCGCGCGGCATCCGCGAGGCGGGGCTGGCCGGCGAGTGGCTGCGTGCCCACGCACCGGCCATCGATGCGGTGCTGTGTTCGACCGCCACCCGCACCCGGCAGACCTACGCGCAAACCGCGCTGACCGCCCCGGTGCGCTACGTCGACGATCTCTATGACGCGATGCCCGGAAACGTGATCACCACGATCAACACCGTTGCCGCCGACGTCGACACGCTGCTGGTGATCGGCCATGAGCCGGCGATGTCAAGCGTCGCCCTGGGCCTGGCCGGCCATGGTACCGACGCAGCCGTGGCCCAACAGATCTCAGAGAAGTATCCGACGTCGGGAATCGCCGTGCTCCATGTCCCCTGCGGTTGGGCGGACGTACAGCTGGGATCAGCCGCGCTGGTCGACTTCTGCGTGCCGAGATGA
- a CDS encoding metallophosphoesterase family protein: MRFVHTADWQLGMTRHFLAGDAQPRYSAARRDAVAGLGELAKQTGAEFVVVAGDVFEDNQLAPEVISQSLEAMRTIGIPVYLLPGNHDPLDAASVYTSALFTAECPDNVIVLDAAGVHRVRPGLEIVAAPWRSKRPTADLAAAALEELPADGTIRILVAHGGVDALDPDPGNPALIRLASLQDALSRGAIHYVALGDKHSRAQVGETGRIWYSGSPEVTNFDDIESDPGHVLVVDIDEADGAVQVDARHVGRWRFVTLHRQLDTGRDVTDLDINLDQLPDKERTVVQLALTGSLSVTDRAALDVCLDRYSRLFAWVGTWKRHTHLVVVPEDGEFSDLGIGGFAADAVEELVATARDADAGAADDAHAALALLLRLVDRGVA; the protein is encoded by the coding sequence ATGCGTTTCGTGCACACCGCCGATTGGCAGCTCGGCATGACCCGGCACTTCCTGGCCGGCGACGCCCAGCCACGCTATTCGGCCGCGCGGCGTGACGCAGTTGCCGGACTGGGGGAGTTGGCCAAGCAGACCGGCGCGGAGTTCGTGGTGGTCGCAGGTGACGTGTTCGAGGACAACCAACTGGCCCCCGAAGTCATCAGCCAATCCCTGGAAGCCATGCGCACCATCGGGATCCCGGTCTATCTGCTGCCCGGGAACCACGATCCCCTCGATGCCGCGTCGGTCTACACCAGTGCGCTGTTCACGGCCGAATGTCCCGACAACGTGATCGTGCTCGACGCCGCCGGAGTGCACCGGGTGCGCCCGGGTCTGGAGATCGTCGCCGCACCGTGGCGGTCCAAGCGCCCGACCGCCGACCTGGCGGCGGCCGCGCTCGAGGAGCTGCCGGCCGATGGCACTATCCGGATCTTGGTCGCCCACGGCGGCGTCGACGCACTGGACCCCGATCCGGGAAATCCCGCGCTGATTCGGCTGGCCAGCCTGCAGGACGCCCTGTCTCGCGGCGCAATTCATTACGTTGCCCTGGGCGACAAGCACTCTCGCGCCCAGGTGGGCGAGACGGGCCGAATCTGGTACTCCGGTTCGCCGGAAGTCACCAACTTCGACGACATCGAATCCGACCCCGGCCACGTGCTCGTGGTCGACATCGACGAGGCCGACGGTGCCGTGCAGGTCGACGCCCGTCACGTCGGGCGCTGGCGCTTCGTGACGTTGCACCGCCAGCTCGACACCGGTCGTGACGTTACTGATCTGGACATCAACCTCGACCAGCTGCCGGACAAGGAGCGCACGGTGGTCCAGCTGGCGCTGACGGGTTCGCTCAGCGTCACCGACCGGGCGGCGCTCGACGTCTGCCTGGACCGCTACTCGCGCCTGTTCGCCTGGGTGGGGACCTGGAAACGTCATACCCACCTGGTGGTCGTTCCCGAAGACGGAGAATTCTCCGACCTTGGGATAGGCGGTTTCGCCGCGGACGCGGTCGAGGAACTGGTCGCCACCGCCCGCGATGCCGACGCCGGCGCCGCCGACGACGCCCACGCCGCGCTGGCCTTGTTGTTGCGCCTGGTCGATCGGGGCGTGGCATGA